CCCCAGTCCTCCCTCCTAGTCCCCTTGGTTCACAACCTTCCTACATCTTCTTTGACctccttttctatttctcttccatCTCTTTCCCGTTGGCTTCTTTCCAGCCCCAAcagctaggccagtgtgtgggtgGTGTTTAGCAAGAGATTGCGTTAGGACTCTCTCCTTCAGCTCCTGACCACCTCACAATGACTGAATTCGTATTACCTACATTGCTTCTGAAACTCTGGTCTGATAGTGCTTCTAGGCCCAAccattttcttctttagtctTGGAGCTGTGTTCCTTTGGGAAGGAAAATTCAGACAGGAAGGGATACCAAACCAGTGAGACAGATTTTGACAGTCCCAGCATCGGATTGGGTCTGAGGATTCCTGAATCTGAGACAGGAACCCTCACGCTCTCCCTCTTCCGGCCTGCTCAACTCATCCAGGGACATCCCTAGTCCGTGGTGAAGTCAGAACTTGGCCCTCCTTCTGCTTGACTCACAGCCCTGTCCCCATTCGCCACCGCCACCTCTGCTGTCTGCCTGCCTCTGCGTCCCAGCAGGGAGGAGCCCTGATGCCGCAGTGCCTGCAGCCCTTTCCCAAAGGTCCTGCGCACGACCgaagaagagaaatagaaaagcaGGGGGTCCAGACCGGCATTGAGGGAACTGAATACCACAGCTTCCGCCCGCCATTTGGGGCTTTCCTTCATGTGAAACCCCACCAGGTGGGAGATGTTATAGGGCCCGAAGCACACCAGGAAATTAAGGAGCGAAACGACAGCCAGCCCCACCGCTCGGCGCCGCCTCTGGGTCCCCACATGGGGCTGGGTGAGCATGATCCACACAAAGCGCCAGTAGCAGAAGATGGTGACCACCATGGGGATGAAGAAGAGGACGAGGCACAGCTCCAGCCGCACAGGAAGCACCAGGCGCAGCTGCTCTCGGGTGAAGTTCACATAGCAGGTAGTCTCGCTCACATCTGTGGCCCTCTGGGTTGAGTTCAAGTACTGAACGATGATCACGACGGTGCAGTGACCAAACGACAAGGTCCAGGCGACCAGCACAGCAATGACCCCGTACAGGGGCCGGCGGGACAGCTTGTACCGCACGGGGAAGGCCACTCCCAGGTAGCGCTCCAGGCTGATGCCCGCCAGGAGCCACGTGCTGCAGTAGGTGCTGCTGTAGAAGCCGAAGCCCATGAGGGCGCAGACCAGCTTGGGCAGATACCAGCGGAAGTCAGATGCCGCCTCGATGATCTTaaagggcagcagcagcagcagcaggaggtcCGCCAGCGTCAGGCTGAGCAGGAGGATGTGGATGGGGGCAGGGTTAGGCTGGCGGACCCGCCCCACGAAGGCCCGCAGGGCCAGGAGGTTGGCAGGGAGACCGATGAAGAAGATGACGATATAGGCTGCGAGGATCAAGGAGTTGTGCAAGTTGGGCATGACTGTTCTGGAAGAGGGTGAGAGAGGGCAGGGTCAGGAGGCCCCACGCACAGTCTGCAGACCCTCCTCTGGGTCAGTCTGCGGACATCCTCCCAGGCGCTGTCCTTTCCCCAGGTCATGGCTTTCTGCTGTTACTACTGCTTGCTCACACCACCTGCCAGAACTGCCCAGAGCAATTATTGACTTTGCCTGGGGCGGGATATTAAGCAGTGGTTATTACATTTGCCATCCTGTGTCTCTGGGGAGACCAACCCTTGGCTTCCCAAGGGAATTCCCCCTCCGGTTTTCccagcctctctcctctcctcacagaCACAGGAAGTTACTGTTTTCCGTTTCGAACTTTCTTAAGCCGTTTCCTCAGTCAGAGACCTGCAGAGAGAAAAGGCAAGCCTCACCACAGCGAGGAGGGAGCTGTAAGACGCCTCTCAGGAGAACTCAGGCTGTGAAAacccaggccgggccaccctgcGCTGGTTTCTCCTCAGGACCCCGCTGCCCGCCCAGGAAGCaggtgcccagcccccagcccatctccctacctgctttcctctccttttgCGGAACGAAGGCGCTCCTCCACCTTTGCCTCCCCTGTCCAGTACTGACCCTGGGGCTGTATTGAAAAGGGGAGCCTAGTGAAACACGGTCCTTTGGGGCTGGTCCCCCAAAAGACTCCAGAGAATGTTCAGAGAAGAACACAGGTGGTAACTGGCTCCTGAGCCTGGTGTTTTGACAATAAACAGAGGAATTCTTCTTAATGGGGTAACTTGGTTTCCACTTGGTTTGTGACCCTCGCTGCCCACACACAGTCAGGCCCCTCCATCCTCTCTCCAGGCTTAGGGGCTGGTCCGCGTTTCCTTGCCCCCGCTGGCTCTGTCTGTGGATATGATCTTTGCATTTGGTTTCCAGcagacttcctccagctcccCCCAACATTTCCCCTCCAGTTCTGATCCCGGCATCACTTCCCAGAGCGCAAGCACTAAGCTAGCAGCCTTGCCTTGTCTTTGTTCCGGATAGATGGCTCCTTGGGATTTGTCCTGAAGGAAAGTCTGAAAGCTCCTGGAAAAGAGGAACAGAGCTTTAGCCACTGCTACTGCCCATTTCACACAGGAAAAACTTGTAAGGAACCTGGCTGGCAGAAAGCTTTTATACAAGCCCAAGTCACATGACCTGGGAGAGGAAGGTCAGTAACTGAGCGCTGTCTCCTCTCAAACCCAAAGGAAAGGGCTCTGGCATCTTTATTCTCCCCTTAGAGATGCTCATTCTGATTTCCAAACCCAGGTTTTCTGCCCTTAGTTCCTGAGTGTTTTTTTCAATCCCAGGCATTTTTCCCATTTCTCAAGTCAGATCATCTCATCTTCTCTTTTCTAGGTGATTTTTTCTGTAAGTTCTACTCACTCTCAGAAAGGATTTTCTACttcattttattcttcagcttTCCCCTTTCTGTATAGTTTCCTGCCCTCTGACTTTAACGAGTTTCTTTTGCCCTTCCAGTTGAAGCAGATTGCTTTCTCCTAGCCTGTGTCTCGTGGTGGTAGAAATAGCACAGGATTTAGAGTCACTCAGATGTGGCTCAGATCCAAGTCCCTTCATTGTGACCTCAGGGCAGATCAATTTTCTGAACTTTAGTTTCCTTTTCAGTCAAGTGAGGATGAGAATACTTACACCCCAGGATTTCTGTGACGAGTCCCTGAGATAGTACATGTAAAGCCGTGCGGGTGCTTTAGTGCCCGTGCCAGTGGTCCCTCCTCCCAATCCTGTTGGACAGCTTCATAGAGAGTGAGCCACTTGGTAGACTGTCCAGAGGCTGAATATCCAGACGTGCCATCTGACTTGAGAAAAGGCCTCCTGGGTCTCAGCGCCTGTGTGGCTCTTTGCAGGCAAACGGTGCTCGGCTGCACTTCCTTCCCCCGTGCATTCCCTCTTCCTGAGCCATCCTCGTCCTTTTCTCACAATCTCTCCCTCTCTGACCTGTGTTGCTCCAGGTTAGAAGCTCCTCAGAGTCCTTTCTTGAAACACACACTTGAAGAAACAAAGACAGTCAGAACATGTTTTCCTCTTGACCTGGGGAATGGGCCTCAGTTTTGCCATCTGGGGCCTGATCCCCACTCAGAGACTCTTCGCTCTTTTCCTGGGACTTACACTTATTACACTTATTCCCATACTGTTtgcttcttcattcattcattcattcagtcaatcaGCCATTCGTTTTGTAGCCTAGAGTCCCAGGGTCTGGGTATCttaatatttagattttctttcttttcagctcTACTCTCCTTTAGAACTGAAGAGttctatcttttcatttgtttccttccCCCAGCATACAGCTGTACTTCCCAGATTAACCGGGGAACTAGGCAAGAGACCATTCTCTGTCGCTTGCTACCAAATTTATTTATGTCATTTGGCTTTTATGATTTTCTATAAATATTCACAGGATTGGGATTTAATTGCAAAATGGAAACTTACTGGAAAACAGGTGTTGAGGAATTAGGACTGCTTCTTTATCTCTGCCTCTCCTTTCCCCGCACCCCCCATGCCTTTCTCATATCACTGTTGTGTGTTACCTACGTTGAAGTTCCTCCATAAAGCCCCTTCTCCACGTTCACGGTGGTTATGGAGGTAGcatgagaaaggaaaattttgAATTCATGATTCACGATGCCCACCTATgccacaggaaaaagaaatgcagCCTCCAGCTGAATTCATGGGGTGAGCTTTCATAAAAGCGATATCTTTCACAATCTCTTTCAAGTTCAATTTTCTGTCCTCATCACCCAGTTTATTATAATAGGAAATTAGACCCATTATTATCTAAAGTTCCATACAGTTACTTTCTCCGCTTCCTTATTCCTCAGTAGTCACCCCTCAGTTCACACAAATCTGGATTACATCCCTGTTTTTCCATAGACTCTTATCTGATTAGCAGTGACTCTGTGTTACTCAGTTCACTTCTATAGAAGACATTTTGATTGAAAAGACCTatagaagaaatagaagacatTTTCTTCCTATTTGATTAACATTCAACACAGTTTCCACACCCTTCTTAAAACATTCTCTTTCCACATATTCTGATATGTTGTGCTCTTCTGGTTTCCCTGCCTTTTCATTGGTCACTCCGTAATTTCCTTTGCTGGCTCACCTTCTCCTGCTCATCCTCTAAACGTTGGAGTTCCTTAAGACTTGGTTCTAGGGTCTTTCCTATCCTCATCCTATGCTCTCTCTCCAATCTATTGCATCTACTTCTACAGCATGAATTCCCATCTTCACTACATCCAATTTTGGAGCCCTGCCCTGGGCTTCTGTGAGCTTTCACATCCACATGCCCAATGGCCTGGTAGACATATCTGTTTGGACGTCTCCCAGGCACCTCAAATTCATTGTGTCTGGAATTGACTTTAGACATTCTCCACCAAACTAAGCCTTCTTCCAGAATTCTCCATGTTGGAGAATAGGATCTCTTCCCATTCCATCCCTGAGTCATAATCTCAGAGTCAATCCTAAAAAATCAGTCTTAACGCCATCTTCTTCCTTATGCTCCGGATGCAGCCCAACATACTTCTCAAATGCATCACAGATTTGTCCATCTCCCTGCATCTCCATCTTCCCATCTCAGTGTCAGCCACCATTGTCTATTAGCAGGCCATGACCAGCTCCCTCACAGCCACTCACTCTCCTGAAAGTCAGTTTCCCATACTGCAGTTAGTGGGATAGTCTTCAAAATGTCAAGTCAGTTATACTACTCTCTTGTTTAAAACCATGTCAGAGGCTTCCTGTTGCTTTTAGGATGAGTATCAAAACTCTTAACAAGGCCTCTAGGGCTGGCCTGGCATTGCCCTTGCCAACTTCCAGCCTTAACTCACAACAGCCTTCTCTCTCCTTGCTCCCTAAGCGAGACCATCTTTCACTTCTGTGAATGTACCACCGCCAAGGGCGCCTGAAATGCTCTCTACTTCTCATTACCCGCTCCAGCCTCCCCAGTTAATCCCTAGTCTTCTTTCAGGTATCCACCTCTTCCTTCAGAAAGCCCTCCCTGACCCCCTAGACTGAGTTAGAGTCCCTTATTATATATTCTCCTAGCATCTTTTCTATTGCTGAATAGTGTTGTGTTTTAGAATGTTTTAtgtttcattcatccattcacctaatgatagacatttagatttctttcagtttttggctcttgtaaataaagctgctatgtgTATTGTCATTTAGGTCTTTGTGTGAATATGTTTTCATCTCTCTTGGGCAAATACCTGGGAGTGTATTGGCTAGGTGGTacggaaaatattttgtttaacttttgaaGGACCTGCCAGTTTTCCAAGCTGGCTGTACCCTTTTCATTCGCATCAGCAATGTACGagcgttcctgttgctccacatccttgttaaCACTTGCTGTTGGTTAGTCTTTCCGTTTTAGGCATCCTGATCTGTGTGTTGTGGGATATcgttgtggttctgatttgcatttccctgccaACTattgatgtggagcatcttttcaagtacTTCCTGGCtatttttgtatcttcttttgtgaagtgtctgttcaagccttttgctcatttaaaaaaaactggatta
This genomic interval from Vicugna pacos chromosome 9, VicPac4, whole genome shotgun sequence contains the following:
- the LOC102532330 gene encoding free fatty acid receptor 2, giving the protein MPNLHNSLILAAYIVIFFIGLPANLLALRAFVGRVRQPNPAPIHILLLSLTLADLLLLLLLPFKIIEAASDFRWYLPKLVCALMGFGFYSSTYCSTWLLAGISLERYLGVAFPVRYKLSRRPLYGVIAVLVAWTLSFGHCTVVIIVQYLNSTQRATDVSETTCYVNFTREQLRLVLPVRLELCLVLFFIPMVVTIFCYWRFVWIMLTQPHVGTQRRRRAVGLAVVSLLNFLVCFGPYNISHLVGFHMKESPKWRAEAVVFSSLNAGLDPLLFYFSSSVVRRTFGKGLQALRHQGSSLLGRRGRQTAEVAVANGDRAVSQAEGGPSSDFTTD